A region from the Agrobacterium cucumeris genome encodes:
- the cbiE gene encoding precorrin-6y C5,15-methyltransferase (decarboxylating) subunit CbiE: MTSEYSGTASSSTEKSAAAEKKKEPWLSIVGIGEDGLDGLGKNALLAIEAAEVVFGGKRHLELAAAAIQGEARPWPVPFDVEMSGVLALRGRRVCVLASGDPFYYGVGVTLLRRIPSEETVCHPSPSAFSLAAARLGWALQSAECVSLHGRSIDLLRPHLQPGARIIALTSDECDPALIAGLLAESGFGRSQFILLEALGGTRERRRQARAADFSFDDIDPLNVVAIDVVADEDARVLPFTRGLDDSLFEHDGQITKREIRAVTLSSLAPRRGELLWDIGAGSGSIGIEWMLSHPSLRAIAIEQHPERAERIARNADAFGVPGLEVMIGVAPAAFEGLPTPDAIFVGGGGSEAGVFEAAMGALKPGGRLVANAVTLEMEAVLLDANARFGGSMIRLEVSRVTAVGSMSGWRPAMPVTQWSWVKPW; encoded by the coding sequence ATGACGTCTGAATATTCCGGAACGGCCAGCTCTTCTACTGAAAAGAGCGCTGCCGCAGAAAAGAAAAAAGAGCCGTGGCTTTCCATCGTCGGCATAGGCGAAGACGGACTTGATGGGCTCGGCAAAAATGCACTTCTGGCGATCGAAGCGGCGGAGGTGGTTTTTGGTGGCAAACGCCATCTGGAATTGGCGGCTGCGGCCATTCAGGGCGAGGCGCGCCCGTGGCCGGTGCCGTTCGATGTGGAGATGAGCGGTGTTCTCGCATTGCGTGGCCGCCGGGTGTGCGTGCTCGCCTCCGGCGATCCGTTCTACTACGGTGTCGGTGTTACGCTTCTGCGGCGGATTCCATCGGAGGAGACAGTCTGCCATCCCTCGCCTTCCGCCTTTTCTCTGGCTGCGGCACGGCTTGGCTGGGCCCTGCAATCGGCCGAATGCGTTTCGCTGCACGGGCGCTCCATCGATCTTTTGCGGCCGCATCTGCAGCCCGGCGCGCGGATCATCGCGCTGACCTCGGATGAGTGTGACCCCGCTTTGATTGCGGGGTTACTGGCCGAGTCCGGTTTTGGTCGGTCGCAATTCATTCTGCTCGAGGCATTGGGCGGAACGCGTGAAAGGCGGCGGCAAGCCCGGGCGGCTGATTTTTCCTTTGATGATATCGACCCGCTGAATGTGGTGGCGATTGATGTCGTGGCGGATGAGGATGCGCGTGTCCTGCCGTTCACGCGAGGGCTCGATGACAGCCTGTTCGAACATGACGGGCAGATCACCAAACGTGAAATCCGGGCGGTGACGCTCTCCTCGCTGGCGCCCCGGCGTGGAGAATTGCTGTGGGACATTGGCGCGGGCTCCGGCTCGATCGGCATCGAATGGATGCTGTCGCATCCTTCGCTGCGCGCCATCGCCATAGAGCAACATCCGGAAAGGGCGGAACGAATCGCCCGCAATGCTGATGCTTTTGGTGTTCCGGGGTTGGAGGTCATGATCGGTGTGGCCCCGGCAGCTTTTGAAGGCTTGCCCACGCCGGATGCTATTTTTGTTGGTGGTGGCGGCAGTGAAGCAGGTGTGTTCGAGGCTGCCATGGGGGCGCTGAAACCCGGCGGTCGGCTGGTCGCCAATGCGGTGACGCTGGAAATGGAAGCAGTCTTGCTGGATGCGAATGCGCGGTTTGGTGGTTCGATGATCCGGCTGGAGGTTTCTCGCGTAACGGCTGTCGGTTCCATGTCCGGCTGGCGTCCGGCCATGCCGGTGACGCAATGGAGCTGGGTCAAGCCATGGTGA
- a CDS encoding cobalt-precorrin-6A reductase — protein sequence MTRSILILGGTADARILAGRLAEDSGYRILLSMAGRTLSPVEQPVPMRSGGFGGAAGLADFIRSEGFDILVDATHPYAARISVNAVEAARLADIPLVALSRPAWQQQPGDRWQSVETVEQAVNVLGDESRRVFLALGRQELLPFEAAPRHNYLIRSVDPVEPPLNVRDARYITARGPFALDDEIRMLEDNRIETVVSKNSGGSASYGKIEAARRLGLPVIMIERPQPLGNAPLKGATVPDIASALTAICHQLSLFENRGE from the coding sequence ATGACACGCTCCATACTCATCCTTGGCGGTACGGCGGATGCCCGCATTCTGGCCGGCAGGCTGGCAGAGGACTCCGGCTACCGAATTCTGCTGTCCATGGCGGGCCGCACGCTCTCGCCGGTCGAACAACCGGTACCGATGCGCAGCGGCGGTTTTGGCGGCGCGGCGGGGCTGGCGGATTTCATCCGCTCCGAGGGCTTCGATATTCTGGTTGATGCCACCCATCCCTATGCGGCGAGAATTTCCGTCAACGCGGTCGAAGCGGCAAGGCTGGCCGACATTCCTCTCGTCGCGCTTTCGCGCCCCGCCTGGCAGCAGCAGCCGGGTGACAGGTGGCAGAGCGTCGAAACCGTCGAACAGGCCGTTAACGTGCTCGGAGATGAAAGCAGGCGTGTATTTCTGGCTCTCGGCCGGCAGGAGCTTCTTCCCTTCGAAGCCGCACCCCGGCACAATTATCTCATCCGCAGCGTCGACCCCGTGGAGCCACCGCTGAACGTACGGGATGCGCGCTACATCACCGCGCGCGGCCCCTTTGCACTGGATGACGAAATCCGCATGCTGGAGGACAACCGCATCGAGACGGTGGTTTCCAAGAATTCCGGTGGCAGCGCCAGTTACGGCAAGATCGAAGCGGCGAGACGGCTTGGCCTGCCGGTCATCATGATCGAGCGGCCGCAACCTCTCGGCAACGCGCCCCTGAAGGGCGCGACGGTGCCGGACATAGCGTCTGCACTCACCGCCATCTGCCATCAGCTCTCCCTTTTCGAAAACCGCGGCGAATAA
- a CDS encoding precorrin-3B C(17)-methyltransferase yields MTGRLVVVGLGPGSAAQVTPEALAAVEVSEDFFGYIPYLDRLSLGPHQRRHASDNREEISRAEQALRLAAEGGKVCVVSGGDPGVFAMAAAICEAIENGPAEWRDIDFSVVPGVTAMLAVAAKAGAPLGHDFCAISLSDNLKPWGIIEKRLIAAAEAGFVMAFYNPVSKARPHQLGTAFDLLRAHLPGSVPVIFGRAAGRADERIRVVPLSEASSDMADMATCIVVGSVETRLIKRSGKEPIVYSPRFSKRES; encoded by the coding sequence ATGACCGGAAGGCTCGTCGTCGTCGGCCTCGGGCCCGGCAGTGCAGCGCAGGTAACGCCGGAAGCGCTAGCTGCCGTCGAGGTTTCGGAAGATTTCTTCGGTTATATCCCTTATCTTGACCGCCTGTCGCTTGGTCCTCACCAGCGCCGCCATGCCTCCGACAATCGTGAAGAAATTTCCCGTGCCGAACAGGCGCTGCGGCTTGCGGCCGAAGGCGGCAAGGTCTGCGTGGTTTCCGGTGGCGATCCCGGCGTTTTCGCCATGGCAGCGGCCATTTGCGAGGCGATTGAAAATGGCCCGGCCGAATGGCGTGACATCGATTTTTCTGTCGTACCGGGTGTGACCGCCATGCTGGCGGTTGCCGCAAAGGCTGGCGCGCCGCTAGGCCATGATTTCTGCGCCATTTCGCTGTCGGATAATCTCAAGCCCTGGGGCATCATTGAAAAGCGGCTGATCGCGGCGGCGGAAGCCGGTTTCGTGATGGCTTTTTACAACCCGGTCAGCAAGGCTCGGCCGCACCAGCTCGGCACTGCTTTTGATCTTTTGCGTGCCCATCTGCCCGGCTCGGTGCCGGTGATTTTCGGTCGCGCCGCAGGCCGGGCGGATGAGCGCATTCGGGTCGTGCCCCTGTCGGAAGCATCGAGCGATATGGCTGATATGGCCACCTGCATCGTCGTCGGTTCGGTGGAAACCCGTCTGATCAAGCGTTCCGGCAAGGAACCGATCGTTTATTCGCCGCGGTTTTCGAAAAGGGAGAGCTGA
- a CDS encoding precorrin-2 C(20)-methyltransferase: protein MSAALFEHAKGKLVGVGTGPGDPELLTLKAVRAIENADVLAFFCKKGGSGNGRGIVEAFIRPGTLEMPLVYPVTVESDKNGEDYRGAIAAFFDQSAKDIAAHLEAGRNVAVLSEGDPLFYGSYMHLHLRLSPSYYTEVVAGITAMSGCWSMAGLPLVQGDDILSVLPGTLAEDILAERLSGTDGAVIMKVGRNLPKIRRALEKAGKLSEALYVERGTMANSHAVPLIERDASPAPYFSLVLVPGWKTRPSTGEKP, encoded by the coding sequence GTGAGTGCGGCTCTTTTTGAACATGCCAAAGGTAAACTGGTCGGTGTCGGCACCGGGCCGGGCGATCCGGAGCTTCTGACGCTGAAAGCGGTGCGCGCCATTGAAAATGCCGATGTGCTTGCCTTCTTCTGCAAGAAGGGTGGCAGCGGCAATGGTCGTGGCATTGTCGAAGCCTTCATCCGCCCCGGCACGCTGGAAATGCCGCTGGTCTATCCGGTGACCGTCGAAAGCGACAAGAACGGCGAGGATTATCGCGGCGCGATTGCCGCATTCTTTGATCAGTCGGCGAAAGACATCGCCGCCCATCTCGAGGCCGGGCGCAATGTGGCCGTGCTTTCGGAAGGCGATCCGCTGTTTTACGGCTCCTACATGCACCTTCATCTGCGGCTTTCGCCGTCCTATTATACAGAGGTGGTTGCGGGTATCACTGCCATGTCCGGCTGCTGGTCCATGGCCGGGCTGCCGCTGGTGCAGGGCGACGACATATTGAGCGTGCTTCCCGGAACGCTGGCGGAAGATATTCTCGCGGAACGTCTTTCCGGCACGGATGGAGCCGTGATCATGAAAGTCGGGCGCAACCTGCCGAAAATCCGCCGGGCGCTGGAAAAGGCCGGCAAGCTCAGCGAGGCGCTTTATGTGGAACGCGGCACCATGGCAAACAGCCATGCGGTGCCGCTTATCGAGCGTGACGCATCGCCGGCCCCCTATTTTTCGCTGGTTCTGGTTCCCGGCTGGAAAACCAGACCCTCGACAGGTGAAAAGCCATGA
- a CDS encoding precorrin-8X methylmutase: protein MTDYDYIRDGNAIYERSFAIIREEADLSAFTEEQADIAIRMIHACGQVEAASHFRFSADFVAAARGALLAGKPILCDAQMVAHGVTHARLPADNAVICTLRDPRTPELAKKIGNTRSAAALDLWADHLEGALVAIGNAPTALFYLLEMLEKGAPRPAAIIGMPVGFVGAAESKDALEASALGIPYAIVKGRMGGSAMTAAAINAVARAGL from the coding sequence ATGACCGACTATGACTATATTCGCGATGGCAATGCGATCTACGAGCGCTCCTTCGCCATTATCCGTGAAGAAGCGGATTTATCCGCCTTTACCGAAGAGCAGGCGGATATCGCCATTCGCATGATCCACGCTTGCGGGCAGGTGGAAGCGGCCAGCCATTTCCGTTTCTCGGCTGACTTCGTTGCCGCTGCGCGGGGTGCGTTACTGGCCGGAAAGCCCATCCTCTGCGACGCGCAAATGGTTGCCCATGGTGTGACCCACGCCCGGCTTCCGGCTGACAATGCCGTCATCTGCACGTTGCGTGATCCACGCACACCGGAGCTTGCGAAAAAGATCGGCAATACGCGTTCTGCCGCCGCACTCGATCTCTGGGCGGATCATCTGGAGGGCGCTCTGGTGGCCATCGGCAACGCGCCGACGGCGCTGTTTTATCTTCTCGAGATGCTGGAAAAGGGTGCGCCGCGTCCTGCCGCCATCATTGGCATGCCCGTTGGCTTCGTCGGCGCGGCGGAATCGAAGGATGCGCTGGAGGCAAGTGCGCTCGGCATTCCCTATGCCATCGTCAAGGGGCGCATGGGCGGTTCGGCCATGACGGCCGCTGCCATCAATGCGGTTGCGAGGGCAGGCCTGTGA
- the cobG gene encoding precorrin-3B synthase, translating to MAAAADPVQPFGRRGLCPALSAPMRTGDGFLSRVAFEADISPRAMVVLCDLAERHGNGLLDITARGSLQFRGLTPESACALEKDVLALGLPLREGLAVETSPLAGRDDAEIADGCFLADQIRKEADRLALHEKLAAKLSIVIDGGGYLSMGELLADIRLKAIRLGSQTFWQLLVGGPESKALNAGLVETDSAADVVLSLLLYLAGKGPLARGRDLDASIIKSVCGDRLLDRVIKSGAVRAPSLPLGLMAVGMGLFAAGAAPAFGQVRGSGLSRLCQEADMLGIKALRPSPNHSMLFFGSKSACDALLEAAGACGFVTEPGDARSSIAVCPGAPGCASAFLPTHELAAFASRECASLLDGSFTLHISGCGKGCAHPAPSLLAFCGTADGLAFSFSGRAGDLPDGILPFAQQRTALSRLARLYEKEHKPGENAATLLARLGGQVIGAALRQDDR from the coding sequence ATGGCTGCTGCTGCCGATCCCGTTCAGCCATTCGGTCGCCGCGGTCTTTGCCCGGCGCTCTCAGCACCCATGCGGACCGGCGATGGTTTTCTGTCGCGAGTAGCTTTCGAGGCGGATATATCGCCCCGTGCGATGGTGGTGCTTTGCGATCTCGCCGAGCGGCATGGCAATGGGCTGCTCGACATCACCGCACGCGGCAGTCTCCAGTTCCGTGGCCTGACGCCGGAAAGCGCATGCGCCTTGGAAAAGGATGTTCTGGCGCTTGGCCTGCCGCTGCGCGAAGGACTGGCGGTCGAGACTTCGCCTCTTGCCGGCCGGGACGATGCGGAAATCGCCGATGGGTGTTTTCTTGCCGACCAGATTCGGAAAGAGGCCGACCGGCTCGCTCTTCATGAAAAGCTCGCCGCCAAGCTTTCCATCGTCATCGATGGCGGCGGATATCTCTCCATGGGGGAATTACTCGCAGATATTCGCCTGAAAGCAATCCGGCTGGGCAGCCAGACTTTCTGGCAATTGCTTGTTGGCGGGCCGGAGAGCAAGGCGCTGAATGCGGGATTGGTCGAGACGGACTCGGCGGCGGATGTGGTTCTGTCGCTTCTCCTTTATCTCGCCGGCAAGGGGCCGCTCGCCCGTGGCCGCGATCTGGACGCTTCGATCATCAAATCGGTTTGTGGTGATCGGCTGCTGGATCGGGTGATAAAGAGCGGGGCCGTCCGGGCACCTTCTTTGCCGCTGGGATTGATGGCGGTGGGCATGGGTCTTTTTGCCGCCGGTGCCGCGCCTGCCTTCGGACAGGTTCGAGGCTCTGGTTTATCGCGCCTCTGCCAGGAGGCAGATATGCTCGGCATCAAGGCCTTGCGGCCATCACCAAACCACAGCATGCTATTTTTCGGATCGAAATCCGCCTGCGATGCGTTGCTTGAGGCTGCAGGGGCATGTGGTTTCGTTACCGAGCCCGGCGATGCGCGATCTTCCATCGCCGTCTGTCCCGGCGCGCCGGGCTGTGCATCGGCCTTTCTTCCCACCCATGAGCTGGCCGCTTTTGCTTCCCGGGAATGCGCTTCATTGCTCGACGGTTCTTTCACGCTGCATATTTCCGGCTGTGGCAAAGGTTGTGCGCACCCTGCCCCGTCGCTTCTGGCCTTTTGCGGCACGGCCGATGGTCTTGCCTTTTCCTTTTCCGGCCGCGCCGGCGACCTGCCTGACGGGATTTTACCTTTCGCACAGCAGAGGACGGCGCTTTCGCGGCTTGCCCGTCTTTACGAAAAAGAACATAAGCCCGGTGAAAACGCCGCCACCCTGCTCGCCCGTCTTGGCGGGCAAGTGATTGGTGCGGCGCTTCGACAGGATGACCGATGA